A DNA window from Bradyrhizobium barranii subsp. barranii contains the following coding sequences:
- a CDS encoding SMP-30/gluconolactonase/LRE family protein, whose protein sequence is MTAKTIPAHRVETAVASADILGETPLWCDRSRKLWWIDIDGRLHQSFDPATGAHYKASYDCQFVGSQALTSDGSHLLAQDLTLDHRQTVVEVERGLDNRLNDGRVDARGRLWIGTMDNQLHRPNGSLYRVTGDGQVTRLFDDVIVSNGIAFSPDNRTFYFTDTRRYCTWAFDFDLDDGLISNRRLFADYSASGERPDGACVDVDGGLWTAFFSGGRVVRYRPDGTIDTVIPLPVTNPTCLCFGGSDLKTLYVTTARKFLDRQQLDVEPQAGHLLAIDGVAQGLPEHRFRIG, encoded by the coding sequence ATGACTGCGAAAACGATTCCCGCGCACAGGGTCGAGACCGCGGTCGCCAGCGCGGACATTCTTGGCGAAACGCCGCTGTGGTGCGACCGGTCCCGCAAGCTGTGGTGGATCGACATCGACGGCCGGCTTCATCAATCCTTCGATCCCGCGACGGGCGCCCATTACAAAGCCTCCTATGATTGCCAATTCGTCGGCAGCCAGGCCCTGACGTCAGACGGTTCGCATCTGCTCGCGCAGGACTTGACCCTCGACCATCGCCAGACCGTCGTCGAGGTCGAACGCGGCCTGGACAACCGCCTCAACGACGGCCGCGTGGACGCGCGCGGCCGCCTGTGGATCGGCACTATGGACAATCAATTGCACCGGCCGAACGGCTCGCTGTACCGCGTCACCGGAGACGGTCAGGTGACGCGCCTGTTCGACGACGTCATCGTGTCCAATGGGATCGCGTTCTCGCCCGACAATCGGACGTTCTATTTCACGGACACGCGGCGTTACTGCACCTGGGCGTTCGACTTCGATCTCGACGACGGCCTGATCAGCAACAGGCGCCTATTTGCGGATTACAGCGCCTCCGGAGAAAGACCTGACGGCGCGTGCGTTGACGTCGATGGCGGGCTGTGGACGGCGTTCTTCTCGGGCGGTCGGGTGGTGCGTTATCGGCCTGACGGGACGATCGACACGGTCATTCCCCTGCCTGTCACCAATCCGACCTGTCTTTGCTTCGGAGGAAGCGATCTCAAAACGCTGTATGTGACGACGGCCAGAAAATTCCTGGATCGGCAGCAGCTTGACGTCGAGCCGCAGGCCGGCCATCTCCTGGCCATTGACGGCGTCGCGCAGGGGCTGCCGGAACACCGTTTCCGGATCGGTTAG
- a CDS encoding GntR family transcriptional regulator, giving the protein MTTLEERPMSAGDSGYQRIRSDIIFGVLTPAGRLKLDAMKEDYGVSISTLREILNRLTSEGFVVAEGQRGFEVAPISIQNLRELAELRILLEHHAMAESFRAGDVEWEGRVVSAHHKLAATERTVLKEGDDPELRKRYDGEFHQALISSCGSRELMHTHAIVFDKYFRYALRYRGTETINQHKALLEAALKRDIKSARAVLSDHINGCVAHALSSWKDS; this is encoded by the coding sequence ATGACGACACTCGAGGAACGGCCAATGTCGGCAGGCGACAGCGGCTATCAGCGCATTCGCTCCGACATCATTTTCGGCGTGCTCACGCCTGCCGGGCGTCTCAAGCTCGATGCCATGAAGGAAGATTACGGCGTCAGCATCTCGACGCTGCGCGAGATCCTCAATCGCCTCACGTCCGAGGGTTTTGTGGTCGCCGAAGGCCAGCGCGGCTTCGAGGTGGCGCCGATCTCGATCCAGAACCTGCGCGAGCTCGCCGAGCTGCGCATCCTGCTGGAGCATCACGCGATGGCCGAGTCATTCCGGGCCGGCGACGTCGAGTGGGAGGGCCGCGTCGTGTCCGCGCATCACAAGCTGGCGGCGACCGAACGCACCGTCCTCAAGGAAGGCGACGATCCCGAGCTGCGCAAGCGCTACGACGGCGAATTCCACCAGGCGCTGATCTCGAGCTGCGGGTCGCGCGAGTTGATGCATACCCATGCGATCGTGTTCGACAAATACTTCCGCTATGCGCTGCGCTACCGCGGCACGGAGACGATCAACCAGCACAAGGCCTTGCTGGAAGCCGCTCTGAAGCGTGACATCAAGAGCGCCAGGGCCGTCCTCAGCGACCACATCAATGGCTGCGTCGCGCATGCGCTGTCCTCCTGGAAGGACAGCTGA
- a CDS encoding M24 family metallopeptidase, protein MSSKIPFSTARLDGLLDDFGIDVLIVTAKHNIQYLLGGYYHFQFDYMEAIGISRYLPIFVYLKGAPEKCAYVANRNERDSVENRTAAGYWMPPAVFGSSTSVEAMALALRHVKAVATTALRVGVEMSFLPVDAADVLRRDLADSQLVEAMRPLEKLRSIKTAAELEILREASERVVASMMDAVNHARPGHSKREIIGHLRQAEFSRDMIFEYALVTMGTSLNRAPSEQRLERGDIVSLDSGGNYKGYIGDLCRMAMHGAPDGELVDLLGEIDLIQQAARAPIRAGLIGADIYAAANEALARSPHGKHMHFVAHGMGIVSHEAPRLTASGPIPYPADDANAPLEAGVVISIETTLPHKRRGFIKLEDTIAVTADGYQAFGDSARGWNRIPE, encoded by the coding sequence ATGAGTTCGAAAATTCCGTTCTCCACGGCAAGGCTCGACGGCCTGCTCGACGATTTCGGCATCGACGTGCTGATCGTCACCGCGAAGCACAACATTCAGTACCTGCTCGGCGGTTACTATCACTTCCAGTTCGATTACATGGAAGCGATCGGCATCAGCCGCTATCTGCCCATCTTCGTCTATTTGAAGGGCGCCCCGGAGAAGTGCGCCTATGTTGCCAACCGGAACGAGCGGGACAGCGTCGAGAACAGGACCGCCGCCGGATACTGGATGCCGCCGGCCGTATTCGGATCGTCGACCTCGGTCGAGGCGATGGCGCTCGCGCTCAGGCATGTGAAGGCGGTCGCGACGACGGCGCTGCGTGTCGGCGTCGAGATGTCGTTCCTGCCCGTCGATGCCGCCGATGTACTGCGTCGGGATCTCGCCGATTCCCAGCTCGTCGAGGCGATGCGCCCGCTCGAGAAACTGCGGTCGATCAAGACCGCAGCCGAGCTGGAGATCCTGCGCGAAGCGTCCGAGCGCGTGGTCGCCTCCATGATGGATGCGGTGAACCACGCCCGGCCCGGACACAGCAAGCGCGAGATCATCGGGCATTTGCGGCAGGCCGAATTTTCCCGCGACATGATCTTCGAATACGCCCTGGTGACGATGGGAACGAGCCTCAACCGGGCGCCGTCCGAGCAACGTCTCGAGCGCGGCGATATCGTGTCACTGGATTCGGGCGGGAATTACAAAGGCTATATCGGCGATCTCTGCCGGATGGCCATGCATGGGGCGCCGGACGGCGAGCTCGTCGATCTGCTCGGCGAAATCGACCTGATCCAGCAGGCGGCCCGCGCTCCGATCCGCGCCGGTCTCATCGGCGCCGATATCTACGCTGCAGCGAACGAAGCGCTTGCGCGGTCTCCTCACGGCAAGCACATGCACTTCGTCGCCCATGGCATGGGCATCGTCAGCCACGAAGCGCCGCGCCTGACGGCGAGCGGACCCATTCCCTACCCCGCCGACGACGCCAATGCGCCGCTTGAGGCCGGCGTGGTCATCTCGATTGAAACCACGCTGCCTCACAAGCGACGGGGTTTTATCAAGCTCGAGGATACCATCGCCGTCACCGCCGATGGTTATCAGGCCTTTGGCGATAGCGCGCGCGGCTGGAACCGGATTCCGGAATGA
- a CDS encoding TRAP transporter substrate-binding protein, which yields MSLLIRALSATAICVALTVGASAADDIQERTIRWGHLNNTDHPVSFGVQKFAEILLAKSGGKMKVREFAASQLGNELQQQSALRGGTQEMLSASTTSLATVIPEFGLVDFPFLFNTTEQADALATGKFGNAMIDTLPSKGLIGLGYWGLGFRNVTNSTRPITKVEDFSGLKLRVIPNPVYLESFSAFKANPVPMAFGELYSALETRTVDGQENPYTVILSNKFYEVQKYVSATNHTFTLNIILVSKVFWDKLSPTEQRLMREAYAESRDYQKEQTRLQTEKALAELQAKGMQYNAIAPEETDRMRKTVQPVVDKISANLRSETVKLFNDEVERIRKDVK from the coding sequence ATGAGCTTGTTGATACGGGCGCTGTCTGCGACGGCGATCTGCGTGGCGCTGACGGTCGGCGCATCCGCCGCTGACGACATCCAGGAGCGGACGATCAGGTGGGGCCACCTCAACAACACCGATCACCCTGTCAGCTTTGGCGTGCAGAAGTTTGCCGAGATCCTGCTGGCGAAGAGCGGGGGCAAGATGAAGGTGCGAGAGTTCGCAGCCTCCCAGCTCGGCAATGAGTTGCAGCAGCAATCGGCACTGCGCGGCGGCACGCAGGAGATGCTGTCGGCCTCGACCACCTCGCTCGCAACCGTCATTCCGGAATTCGGCCTCGTCGACTTCCCGTTCCTCTTCAACACGACCGAGCAGGCCGACGCGCTCGCGACCGGTAAATTCGGCAACGCGATGATTGACACGCTGCCGTCGAAGGGGCTGATCGGTCTCGGCTATTGGGGCCTGGGTTTCCGCAATGTCACCAACAGCACCCGCCCGATCACGAAGGTCGAGGACTTCAGCGGGCTCAAGCTTCGCGTGATTCCGAACCCGGTCTATCTCGAAAGTTTCAGCGCCTTTAAGGCCAATCCGGTCCCGATGGCCTTCGGCGAGCTGTATTCGGCGCTCGAGACCCGCACCGTCGACGGCCAGGAGAATCCCTACACGGTCATTCTCTCGAACAAGTTCTACGAAGTGCAGAAATACGTCTCCGCGACCAACCACACCTTCACCCTGAACATCATTCTGGTGAGCAAGGTGTTCTGGGACAAGCTGTCGCCGACCGAGCAGCGCCTGATGCGCGAGGCTTATGCAGAGAGCCGCGACTACCAGAAGGAGCAGACGCGCCTTCAGACCGAAAAGGCGCTGGCGGAATTGCAGGCCAAGGGCATGCAGTACAATGCGATCGCACCTGAAGAGACCGATCGCATGCGTAAGACAGTGCAGCCGGTCGTGGACAAGATCTCGGCCAATCTTCGGTCCGAGACGGTGAAGCTCTTCAACGACGAGGTCGAGCGCATCCGCAAGGACGTGAAGTAG